From Oryza sativa Japonica Group chromosome 4, ASM3414082v1, one genomic window encodes:
- the LOC4336303 gene encoding GPI-anchored protein LLG1, whose product MTGMGSSIGRATIFYCVALSIIAGAAATQVPPTEAESVEAAELASSAFKADTLPSASRKLMAVSDVPLAPVCPVRFDKMKGPAIELGKKCKTTGVKVCCEAFKTFACPHNKLINDVNNGCADEMFYTIHTYGQLLPGTIFKKCLEGPHGMKC is encoded by the exons ATGACAGGCATGGGTTCTTCCATCGGCCGTGCCACCATTTTCTACTGCGTTGCTCTATCCATAATTGCCGGCGCCGCAGCGACACAGGTGCCCCCCACCGAAGCAGAGTCCGTAGAAG CGGCAGAGCTTGCGTCCTCTGCCTTCAAGGCCGACACGTTGCCCTCAGCCTCCCGCAAGCTGATGGCCGTTAGTGACGTGCCGCTAG CGCCGGTGTGCCCGGTGCGGTTCGACAAGATGAAGGGGCCCGCCATCGAGCTGGGAAAGAAGTGCAAGACGACAGGGGTGAAGGTGTGCTGTGAGGCGTTCAAGACATTCGCATGCCCGCACAACAAGCTGATCAATGACGTCAACAACGGATGCGCGGACGAAATGTTCTACACCATCCACACCTACGGCCAATTGCTGCCGGGAACCATCTTCAAGAAATGCCTCGAGGGACCGCATGGGATGAAGTGTTGA
- the LOC9268117 gene encoding GPI-anchored protein LLG1: MGSSTILFYCVALSVVAAAAVVSSAAEEAEGPQDEAGRFLSAATLASSDSDAKTSRRALTSQEEIIAKPCPVEFEQVKGFGELGAKCNDKQTMKECCELFKKIACPYNHLLNDITNVCANEFFYLIHTKGKLQPGTILENCNEGPMGINC; encoded by the exons ATGGGTTCTTCCACCATCCTTTTCTACTGCGTCGCTCTGtccgtggtcgccgccgccgccgtcgtgtcgtccgccgccgaggaggccgagggGCCCCAAGACGAAGCAGGCCGCTTCCTATCAG CGGCCACCCTGGCGTCCTCCGATTCCGACGCAAAGACGTCGCGCAGGGCGCTGACCAGCCAAGAGGAGATAATCGCAA AGCCGTGCCCGGTGGAGTTCGAGCAGGTGAAGGGGTTCGGAGAACTTGGGGCCAAGTGCAACGACAAGCAGACGATGAAGGAGTGCTGCGAGCTGTTCAAGAAGATCGCGTGCCCCTACAACCATCTGCTCAACGACATCACCAACGTCTGCGCGAACGAATTCTTCTACCTCATCCACACCAAGGGCAAGCTGCAGCCCGGAACCATCTTGGAGAACTGCAACGAGGGCCCTATGGGGATCAACTGCTGA
- the LOC4336302 gene encoding uncharacterized protein, protein MESAPASRVRREDVARAVAALLRWLQHHPTPAPEPIYLLVTLKRAPARRFEHTLRLPRSPFPSISLVSDRLPADLPDDIDPLPSPALGSLPPAARRGLVLVDRRLRVRPGGKGKAAAKAARVVPVDLADQAWAESAREAARRVELRVEGGTCRAVRVGHAAMAREEAVENVVAAVEAAAACVPRKWRNVRALHVKAPESVALPLYSAVGTGGGDDGGNGEAEDAKRKGVAVKEQGIVKRRKKSSSVSVGGDQL, encoded by the coding sequence atggAGTCCGCCCCGGCCAGCCGCGTACGCCGCGAGGACGTGGCccgcgcggtggcggcgctcctCCGGTGGCTCCAGCACCACCCCACCCCGGCGCCGGAGCCCATCTACCTCCTCGTCACCCTCAAGCGCGCCCCCGCCCGCCGCTTCGAGCACACCCTCCGCCTCCCGCGCTCGCCGTTCCCGTCCATCTCCCTCGTCTCCGACCGCCTCCCGGCGGACCTGCCCGACGACATCGACCCGCTCCCCTCGCCCGCGCTCGGGTCGctcccgcccgccgcgcgccgcggcctGGTGCTCGTCGACCGCCGCCTCAGGGTCCGCCCGGGCGGCAAGGGCaaggcggcggccaaggccgcCCGGGTCGTGCccgtcgacctcgccgaccAGGCGTGGGCGGAGTccgcgagggaggcggcgcggcgcgtggaGCTGCGGGTGGAGGGCGGCACGTGCCGCGCCGTGCGGGTGGGCCACGCGGCGAtggcgcgggaggaggcggtggagaacgtggtggccgccgtggaggcggctgcggcgtgcGTGCCGAGGAAGTGGAGGAACGTGCGGGCGCTGCACGTGAAGGCGCCCGAGTCGGTCGCGCTGCCGCTGTACTCCGCGgtcggcaccggcggcggcgacgacggcggcaacggcgaggcGGAAGACGCGAAGAGGAAGGGCGTGGCGGTGAAGGAGCAGGGGATtgtgaagaggaggaagaagagtagCAGCGTCAGTGTGGGCGGTGATCAGTTGTAA